In the genome of Anabrus simplex isolate iqAnaSimp1 chromosome 2, ASM4041472v1, whole genome shotgun sequence, the window ttggttcgaaccgcactcccggaagccctgaagatgattttccgtttttttcccattttcacagcaggcaaaaactctggggctgtaccttaattaaggccacggcctctcccatcccactcctagcaacttcctgtaccatcgtcgccataagatctgtctgtgtcggtgtggcgtaaagcaacttgtaaaaaaatagagATTAGATAAGTAACTCAGATAAAGGGTAACAATAATACagttaattatgattattattgatgaaaaattattggataaatagagagtggataataagaaAAAGATGTCaacttaatcatcatcatctgtttaccctccaggttcggcttttccctcggactcagcgagggatcccacctctaccgcctcaaaggcagtgtcctggagcttcagactcttggtcgggggatacaactggggagaatgaccagtacctcgcccaggcggcctcacctgctatgctgaacaggggccttgtggagggatgggaagattggaagggatagacaaggaagagggaaggaagcggccgtggccttaagttaggtaccatcccggcattcgcctggaggagaagtgggaaaccacggaaaaccacttcgaggatggctgaggtgggaatcgaacccacctctactcagttgacctcccgaggctgagtggaccccgttccagccctcgtaccacttttcaaattttcgtggcagagccgggaatcgaacccggacctccgggggtggcagctaatcacgctaaccactacaccacagaggcggactgtcaaCTTAATACCTAATGAATATATCTACTTACCAGCTTAAAGggaaacttattcaaatataaggttgaagtaaattaactgaatattactatgttacagtCTGAGTACACCAATGTCGATGCTACTATATGATCTATTTCTAGGAATAGTACATTGCCTTAAATGATAGGAgtgagaacgtaaatgggatagcccaAGATACTAAAATCTAGTACGTAATtcttggtttcattcacacgtcgtTCACTCTTGCATTCATTCGGGTCAACTGTATGTGTTCTataggaatttacggtaggcttctttaaatgtcctagacaagcaagactttttaatatcttccgggatctcattccataacctcgaagcagagaccagatatgaatggctgtaggtatttgttcgatgcggtctATTTCATGTAGTGAtacggaacgagtgttaatttcgtggaatgaagaaagaagcctaaaatttcATGATAGATAGGTGGGGGCTGCTTgaggaaagcaactgatagacgagggtcatttggtgggttTTTCTACGGACATTTAAAAGTAACCATCCCATCATTTTGTAgaatggtgttatatgagcatcgcGTCGAAGCATGAAGGCATACCGAATTCAAAAGTTCTGAACACGTTGTAGTTttgctgcttgttcacaggttaggtcaatCAATATAcagtcacagtagtcaaagattggaaatagaagtgtttgtatgagttgtaatttaaggtccagtggcaGAACTTTTTGATGACTCTTCGAAGGATAAAGggatgcatgtacttttctgcacacattagttatatgctcattccaggtcagagtctcatttaaggtgaccccaatGTTTGTGATTATCTTGGAGtatggaacattattattacgaaTGGTAATTGGAggattattaagattattatttagAGCAtatagtaattttttgtgtccaataattatgctttgggtctttcgtgcGTTGATGAGTAAAGCGTTGTTTCTACCATACGTTGTGAGTCGTCGTAGGTGTGTATTCATATGATGGATCGCTTCGCATGTACTATCTATACTTAACTTAGTATGGTAACATACCTGTAAGTCATAAGCATCTACCTATCTATCTGTccatgtatctatctatctatctatctatctatctatctatctatctatctatctacccgaTGTATTTACCTTTCAtcggttgagttggccgtgcggttagggcgcgcagctatgagcttacgtccgggagatagtgggttcgaaacccactgtcgacagccctgaagatgattttgcgtgttttcccattttcgaaccaggcaaatgctggggttgtatcttaattatggccacagctgcttccttcccactcctaggcctcctctataccatcgtcgccataagacctatctgtgtcggtgcgacgtaaagcaaattctaatatatatatataaacccaaCTATTGACTGTGGCTGTGCAGCATCATCAGCTGAATATTTGTCATTTCGTGAAAAGAACCTATTTCCccaccaaataaataaaaaaacggTTATTCTCTGTGAACAGAATCAGTCTCTAATAACAACAGTTGTACAGAAATCAAATTGAGCCCGTGGGTATCATTTTCTTACTGCAGAATGACGATTGGGTCATAAACGAAAACGAAGTAAGTATAATATTATAAAGTTTGGAACTGTTCTATTATAGATTGTGTCTTATTTCGTAAAGAGGATCTGCCTCATTAGTACTGtacttttcattttatttacggCAAACTAGCATCTCGGCTTAATAGAATACAGGGATCATTTGGAATACAGGGAATACGGGGAACACAGGAAGTACGAGGAATACAGGGAATGAGAATGAATTAAATTCTGATATACTCCATCAACACAGagtttttattaataatttagattcttaCATTCTATAATATTTAGTGGATGTAAACGTGGCCAGCAGAGTAGGCAGCGTAAGCGGGGGCAGCAGCTAGCACGGGGGCGGCATGAGCCACGGCCAGAGCAGGAGCGGCCTTGACGACGGGAGCTCTGTAAGTGTTAGCGTAGGAGGTGGCGACGGGGACGGCGGCGTGGGCTACAGCAGGGGCGGCGTAAGTAGCCACAGCGGGAGCGGCGGCGTAAGTAGCCACGGCAGGAGCGGCGCCCAGGTAGCCGGCCGAGACGGCGGCGAAGAGCAGAGGCAGGAGGACCTGGAAAAATAAATGTGTTTATCGTGTTTTACTCGTTCGTGCTATCAGTGGTTGTTgtcaaatggaagaagaatttaaCTGGGGTCAAATATCATCAACCGTGTTTTGTACACTCGTGATTAAATATGGGACTGTGTGTAGTCGTTACTGCTGCTTCGTTTGGTAACCAGGCATAATATGGTTGTCAACCCAGTGTACTTACTTTGTGTACCAAAACTGCTTGATCACTTAATATTTAGTATTGCCTGTGTAACGTGCGCGTTTTTAAATTAAGCGAGGTACTTGCTACTTCCAATAACACACTTGGAAGGGGTAAATACAGAGAACCCTGTTGTAGGCCTACATCACAGCAGACCACGAACGGATCACACTGTTTTGTTTCCCGGTCAAAGTGTGCAGCGTTTTTTGGGCGCGGTACATGTAGGGAAATCCACCTTAGAATATCGGCTGTAGAATTTCTACGAATACGAAATACCGTGTATATTACAGCATGAATATAAAATCTGCGGAATAAGAGCTCCTTAAAATATCCTCTCTTTGTAAGTACTCTCGCAAATAATCTACCGATATTTAAATAAAGGAGtggatattatttcttctttcccACAACCCAAAATAGAAACTTAAGAAACCTAAGCAACGTAGTCTGGAATACGTTATCTAGCGTATATCAACTGAACTACtcaatgaaaaattgaaataaatatcacCAATCCTAATTGCAACAAGCAAACATTGAACACTAATATTTGTAGTACTAAgttgatcacacacacacacacacacacacacacaaaattgactAAATGTAACACTTTACCATTACGACAATACAGAACTCGTGGAACAGCCGTTCATTCGTTAGCGCGAGGAAGAAATTTTTAAGAGGCAAATAATATTTTCTCCGAACTCACATCAGACAATTTAACTTTAAATTCCATAGATAATCCCCTATTTCTAGTACCGGTATCAGTTAACGACAGCTGCACGTACTCAATAGAAATCACAATAACAAAGGTTTATGAGATATTTCCCTCACCAACAACGCACGCAGTTGTTGAAGGCCAAACTTCTCTTTAACAACAGCAGTTACGTATTGTGACAACCTGTATACCTGGTTTAGGGGAAGGAAACTATCATTTAGGGCGATAATCATTTGTAGGAAGTTATATTGGAGATAATGATAGCGAGTGGCGGATTTGTCCGCAGTTTCCTGTGGGGATGTTGTGTTCCGTTCGGTAGTGGAGTTTGCCGTCATGAATGTTGTACTCACTGAGAACCTGCCCTGTATAGGGGATCAGAACACTTACCAGCTTGTACATGTTGAGTTGTTGTTGATCGGTCTGTCGTAGATCGAGTATGCTTCATACCGCCAAACAAACGAACTTATATATCGTCCAGCTGTAGGTCAAGGTGTATCGAGGGAGTGACGGGAACCGACCCCGATATTGGAGTTGCAGTGTTTGTCCTTACCTTCAGTACGCGTCCTTCACTTTGGACACTGTACCTCAATATCTTActctcattcttattattatttattatttatttatttatttatttatttatttatttatttatttatttatttatttatttatttatttatttatttaagaatttGGCGAACTATGGACCACATAGTATGTAAGGCTTCTTGTCCTTTCTTCTCTTCACTTCCCAAAACCTACATTCGCTTCTCGTCTTTCTCTCCTTTTtggaaatgatccgttcgggccACCGTTTtaatggtttctcttcaaatgattttatacTGTCGACACCTTCTTCCTCTGAACTCTCTTCTGTTGTGGATCATGtgcagtgtaattccaacttcttctgcatccttCTTGTGCTCTCCTACCCAATTGGTGGTGGACCCTAACCACATGATGAATTCGAAGATCCTTTTGTTCAGATGTGTTTTTATCTATTCTTAGTAGGTGTCCGTAGAATGTAAGTCTTTGTTTCGGCATTGTGTCCGTgttcatttcatattattattattattattattattattattattattattattattattattattctgaaattt includes:
- the LOC136863660 gene encoding cuticle protein 38-like, whose product is MYKLVLLPLLFAAVSAGYLGAAPAVATYAAAPAVATYAAPAVAHAAVPVATSYANTYRAPVVKAAPALAVAHAAPVLAAAPAYAAYSAGHVYIH